The following proteins are co-located in the Streptomyces sp. DT2A-34 genome:
- a CDS encoding bifunctional UDP-sugar hydrolase/5'-nucleotidase codes for MPLNRRKFLKKSAVTGAGVAVAGAVAAPAAQAAETVTGSGSAKGSRPVKRYSLTVMGTTDLHGNIFNWDYFKDAEFSDAKGNAKGLARVSTLVSQVREEKGRRNTLLIDAGDTIQGTPLTYYYAKVDPITAKGGPVHPMAAAMNAIGYDAVALGNHEFNYGIETLRKFEKQCEFPLLGANALDAKTLKPAFPPYFIKKFCVPGAPPVKVAVLGLTNPGIAIWDKAYVEGKMVFPGLEEQAAKWVPKLRSMGADVVVVSAHSGSSGTSSYGDQLPYVENSSALVAQQVPGIDAILVGHAHTEIAELLVTNEKTGKTVVLSEPLCYAQRLTLFDFELVFSKGRWTVESVKATVRDSKTVADDPKITKLLKDDHDIVVEYVNQVVGTATEKLTTVDARYKDAPIIDLITKVQEDVAKAALAGTEYASLPVISQASPFSRTSEIPAGEVTIRDLSSLYVYDNTLVAKLMTGAQIKAYLEYSAEYFVQTAADAAVDVEKLTNAGGRPDYNYDYVSGLSYEIDVAQAAGSRIKNLSYNGAALDDAQRFVFAVNNYRANGGGAFPHVASAQELWSESTEIRTRIAEWVTAKGVLDPKDFASVGWKLTRNGTPVF; via the coding sequence ATGCCGTTGAACCGCCGGAAGTTCCTGAAGAAGTCCGCCGTGACCGGAGCGGGGGTGGCGGTGGCGGGTGCGGTGGCTGCCCCGGCGGCGCAGGCCGCGGAGACGGTGACGGGGTCGGGGTCGGCGAAGGGCTCTCGGCCGGTGAAGCGGTATTCGCTGACGGTGATGGGCACGACCGATCTGCACGGCAACATCTTCAACTGGGACTACTTCAAGGACGCGGAGTTTTCGGACGCCAAGGGCAACGCGAAGGGTCTGGCGCGTGTCTCGACGCTGGTGAGCCAGGTCCGTGAGGAGAAGGGCCGCCGCAACACGCTGCTCATCGACGCGGGCGACACGATCCAGGGCACGCCGCTGACGTACTACTACGCGAAGGTGGACCCGATCACCGCGAAGGGTGGTCCGGTCCATCCGATGGCGGCGGCGATGAACGCGATCGGGTATGACGCGGTGGCGCTGGGCAACCACGAGTTCAACTACGGCATCGAGACGCTGCGCAAGTTCGAGAAGCAGTGCGAATTTCCGCTGCTGGGTGCGAACGCGCTGGACGCGAAGACGTTGAAGCCCGCCTTCCCGCCGTACTTCATCAAGAAGTTCTGTGTGCCGGGTGCCCCGCCGGTGAAGGTCGCGGTGCTCGGTCTGACGAACCCGGGTATCGCGATCTGGGACAAGGCGTACGTCGAGGGCAAGATGGTGTTCCCGGGGCTGGAGGAGCAGGCCGCGAAGTGGGTGCCGAAGCTGCGTTCGATGGGTGCCGATGTGGTGGTCGTGTCGGCGCACTCCGGTTCGTCGGGGACGTCGTCGTACGGTGACCAGTTGCCGTACGTCGAGAACTCGTCGGCGCTGGTGGCGCAGCAGGTGCCGGGCATCGACGCGATTCTGGTCGGGCATGCGCACACGGAGATCGCGGAGCTGCTGGTCACGAACGAGAAGACGGGGAAGACGGTCGTGCTGTCGGAGCCGCTGTGTTACGCGCAGCGGCTGACCCTGTTCGACTTCGAGCTGGTCTTCTCCAAGGGCCGCTGGACGGTCGAGTCGGTGAAGGCGACGGTGCGTGACTCGAAGACGGTCGCCGACGACCCGAAGATCACCAAGCTGCTGAAGGACGACCACGACATCGTCGTGGAGTACGTCAACCAGGTGGTCGGAACAGCGACCGAGAAGCTGACGACGGTCGATGCCCGTTACAAGGATGCCCCGATCATCGACCTGATCACGAAGGTTCAGGAGGATGTGGCGAAGGCGGCGCTGGCGGGCACGGAGTACGCCTCGCTGCCGGTCATCTCCCAGGCGTCGCCGTTCTCCCGTACTTCGGAGATTCCGGCCGGTGAGGTGACGATCCGGGATCTGTCGAGTCTGTATGTGTACGACAACACGCTGGTCGCGAAGCTGATGACGGGTGCGCAGATCAAGGCGTATCTGGAGTATTCGGCGGAGTACTTCGTGCAGACGGCGGCGGACGCGGCGGTCGACGTGGAGAAGCTGACGAACGCGGGTGGCCGCCCGGACTACAACTACGACTACGTGTCGGGGCTGTCGTACGAGATCGACGTCGCCCAGGCGGCCGGTTCGCGGATCAAGAACCTGTCGTACAACGGTGCCGCGCTGGACGACGCCCAGCGGTTCGTGTTCGCGGTGAACAACTACCGGGCCAATGGCGGTGGTGCGTTCCCGCATGTGGCGTCGGCTCAGGAGTTGTGGTCGGAGTCGACGGAGATTCGCACGCGGATCGCGGAGTGGGTGACCGCGAAGGGTGTGCTGGACCCGAAGGACTTCGCGTCGGTGGGCTGGAAGTTGACGCGGAACGGTACGCCGGTGTTCTGA
- a CDS encoding chorismate mutase yields MTTSNTSPGDVDPAVREELARLRDSIDNIDAAVVHMLAERFKCTQQVGHLKAKHQLPPADPAREGRQIARLRTLAENAKLDPAFAEKFLNFIIAEVIRHHESIAEDTINGAAPTANRP; encoded by the coding sequence ATGACCACCAGCAACACGTCCCCCGGCGACGTCGACCCCGCCGTGCGCGAGGAGCTCGCCCGGCTGCGCGACAGCATCGACAACATCGACGCGGCTGTCGTCCACATGCTCGCCGAACGCTTCAAGTGCACCCAGCAGGTCGGCCACCTCAAAGCCAAGCACCAGCTGCCGCCCGCCGACCCCGCCCGTGAGGGCCGCCAGATCGCCCGCCTGCGCACACTCGCCGAAAACGCCAAGCTCGACCCGGCTTTCGCCGAGAAGTTCCTCAACTTCATCATCGCCGAAGTGATCAGGCACCACGAGAGCATCGCCGAAGACACGATCAACGGCGCCGCGCCCACGGCGAACCGACCGTAG
- a CDS encoding aminotransferase class V-fold PLP-dependent enzyme, translated as MSASPSLASGPEGPHALRPLLDTVLEALSEGARTRGGPLPAGGPDAVAARMRDAVGDVLPHQGDPGALHALVRALAAGATDPSDPLCAAHLHCPPLALATAADLAASALNPSLDSWDQAPGASELETLVTAALATEVFGPGGEERGSTTLLTTGGTESNQLALLLAREAQGAGVRLIHGANAHHSLPRAAWLLGLPEPVAVPAPAGTLDPVALDEALTQLPGPHLVAATAGTTDAGLIDPLPDIAALCAAHGTRLHIDAAYGAGLLFSDRYRDRLTGLDAADTVTLDLHKLGWQPVAAGLLAVSDPHDLTALHHHTDYLNAHDDTEAGLPDLLGRSLRTSRRPDVLKIAVTLKTLGRSGLGRLVEQVCDHAREFAALVHDHPGFELYDPPTISTVLFRPAHATDAAVAAVRRRLLTDGRAVLGRARIDGRLWLKATLLNPHTRPDDLAALLKLVEGNTPG; from the coding sequence ATGAGCGCGTCGCCGTCGCTCGCTTCAGGCCCTGAAGGTCCCCACGCCCTGCGGCCGTTGCTCGACACCGTGCTCGAAGCACTGAGCGAAGGCGCCCGAACACGCGGCGGACCACTGCCCGCCGGCGGCCCGGACGCGGTCGCCGCACGCATGCGCGACGCGGTCGGGGACGTACTCCCGCACCAGGGCGACCCGGGCGCCCTCCACGCCCTCGTCCGGGCCCTTGCAGCGGGCGCCACCGACCCCTCGGACCCCCTCTGCGCCGCCCACCTCCACTGCCCACCCCTCGCCCTCGCCACCGCCGCCGACCTCGCCGCCTCGGCCCTCAACCCCTCGCTGGACTCCTGGGACCAGGCGCCCGGGGCGTCGGAGCTGGAGACATTGGTGACGGCGGCGCTCGCGACGGAGGTGTTCGGCCCAGGGGGAGAGGAGAGAGGAAGCACCACCCTCCTCACCACCGGCGGCACCGAATCCAACCAACTGGCCCTCCTCCTCGCCCGAGAAGCCCAAGGCGCCGGCGTCCGCCTGATCCACGGGGCCAACGCCCACCACTCGCTGCCCCGCGCCGCCTGGCTGCTCGGCCTGCCCGAACCCGTCGCCGTACCCGCCCCGGCCGGCACACTCGACCCCGTCGCCCTCGACGAGGCCCTCACCCAGCTCCCCGGCCCCCACCTGGTGGCAGCCACCGCGGGCACCACCGACGCCGGGCTCATCGACCCCCTCCCCGACATCGCCGCCCTGTGCGCGGCCCACGGCACCCGGCTCCACATCGACGCCGCCTACGGCGCGGGCCTCCTCTTCAGCGACCGGTACCGCGACCGGCTCACCGGCCTCGACGCCGCCGACACCGTCACCCTTGACCTGCACAAGCTCGGCTGGCAGCCCGTCGCCGCCGGTCTCCTCGCCGTCAGTGACCCGCACGACCTCACCGCGCTCCACCACCACACCGACTACCTCAACGCCCACGACGACACCGAAGCGGGCCTGCCCGACCTGCTCGGCCGCTCCCTGCGCACCAGCCGCCGACCGGACGTCCTCAAGATCGCCGTCACCCTCAAGACCCTCGGCCGCAGCGGCCTCGGCCGACTCGTCGAGCAAGTCTGCGACCACGCCCGCGAGTTCGCCGCCCTCGTCCACGACCACCCCGGCTTCGAGCTCTACGACCCGCCCACCATCAGCACGGTCCTGTTCCGGCCCGCACACGCCACCGACGCCGCCGTCGCAGCCGTACGCCGAAGGCTCCTCACCGACGGCCGCGCCGTTCTCGGACGGGCCCGGATAGACGGGCGCCTGTGGCTCAAAGCCACGCTCCTCAACCCCCACACGCGCCCGGACGACCTGGCCGCTCTCCTGAAACTGGTGGAAGGAAACACCCCCGGATGA
- the pepN gene encoding aminopeptidase N: MSVLTRDEAQTRALLLDVHRYTIELDLTTGDETFDSRTVIRFTTRADHADTDTFVEIKPAELRSVTLDGQPLDPQTLDENRLPLKNLTAGEHELRVEAAMRYSRTGEGMHRFTDPSDGETYVYTQLFMEDVQRVFAAFDQPDLKAVFDLSVKAPEGWTVLANGITEHLGDGRWQAAPTPLISTYLVAVAAGPWHSVRTEHRGLPFGLHCRRSLARHLDTDTDELFEVTRACFDRYHEKFDEPYPFDSYDQAFVPEFNAGAMENPGLVTFRDEFVYRSAVTDTERQTRAMVIAHEMAHMWFGDLVTLRWWDDIWLNESFAEYMGYQTCAEATRFTDTWTDFGVARKAWGYDADQRPSTHPVAPEAVHDTATALLNFDGISYAKGASALRQLVAWLGEKDFLAGINTHFARHKFANATLADFIDSLASATERDVHAWADTWLRTTGVDTLTPTVTPGENGTYSLTVDHAGSRPHRIAVGLYDLDLGDNDGHLVLRDRLDLDVPHTAPHPIGKRPALLLLNDGDLTYAKVRFDPESFEAVRKSLAGLPEPLTRAVVWNALRDAVRDGELAATAYLETARTHLPHETDLAIVQGVLAFAATQVADRYLTPEERPAALATLSSLCRDLIRRTEDGDNPGLRLIAVRHFIDVAAHPDTIAAWLADGTVPGGPELDPDLRWRVLGRLAVLGAVDDAAIADELARDPSATGQEGAARCRAALPDAQAKARAWDAMFATDDGTDLSNYLFIATAQGFWQPEQADLVRQYVPRYYEDAVAVAARRGPAIADAAGHYAFPAHAVDADTLRLGEECLRDGEPIPALRRRLADHLDDLARALRVREGE, translated from the coding sequence ATGTCCGTACTGACGCGCGACGAAGCGCAGACCCGTGCCCTGCTCCTCGACGTCCACCGCTACACCATCGAACTCGATCTGACCACCGGGGACGAGACCTTCGACTCCCGCACCGTCATCCGGTTCACCACGCGCGCGGACCACGCGGACACGGACACCTTCGTCGAGATCAAGCCGGCCGAGCTGCGCTCCGTCACGCTGGACGGACAACCCCTCGACCCGCAGACCCTGGACGAGAACCGGCTGCCCCTGAAGAACCTCACCGCCGGCGAGCACGAACTGCGCGTCGAGGCGGCCATGCGCTACTCCCGCACCGGCGAGGGCATGCACCGCTTCACCGACCCCAGCGACGGCGAGACCTACGTCTACACGCAGCTGTTCATGGAGGACGTCCAGCGCGTCTTCGCCGCCTTCGACCAGCCGGACCTCAAGGCCGTCTTCGATCTGTCCGTCAAGGCCCCCGAGGGCTGGACCGTCCTCGCCAACGGCATCACCGAACACCTCGGCGACGGTCGCTGGCAGGCCGCACCCACCCCGCTGATCTCCACCTACCTCGTCGCCGTCGCCGCCGGCCCCTGGCACTCCGTACGCACCGAACACCGCGGCCTGCCCTTCGGCCTGCACTGCCGCCGCTCGCTCGCGCGCCATCTCGACACCGACACCGACGAGCTCTTCGAGGTCACGCGCGCGTGCTTCGACCGCTACCACGAGAAGTTCGACGAGCCCTACCCCTTCGACTCCTACGACCAGGCGTTCGTCCCCGAGTTCAACGCCGGCGCCATGGAGAACCCCGGACTGGTCACCTTCCGCGACGAGTTCGTCTACCGCTCCGCCGTCACCGACACCGAGCGCCAGACCCGCGCCATGGTCATCGCCCACGAGATGGCCCACATGTGGTTCGGCGACCTCGTCACCCTGCGCTGGTGGGACGACATCTGGCTGAACGAGTCCTTCGCCGAGTACATGGGCTACCAGACCTGCGCCGAAGCCACCCGCTTCACCGACACCTGGACCGACTTCGGCGTCGCCCGCAAGGCCTGGGGCTACGACGCCGACCAGCGCCCCTCCACCCACCCCGTCGCCCCCGAAGCCGTCCACGACACCGCCACGGCCCTGCTCAACTTCGACGGCATCTCCTACGCCAAGGGCGCCTCCGCACTGCGCCAGCTGGTGGCCTGGCTCGGCGAGAAGGACTTCCTCGCCGGCATCAACACCCACTTCGCCCGCCACAAGTTCGCCAACGCCACCCTCGCCGACTTCATCGACTCCCTCGCCTCCGCCACCGAACGCGACGTCCACGCCTGGGCCGACACCTGGCTGCGCACCACCGGCGTCGACACCCTCACCCCGACCGTCACCCCCGGCGAGAACGGCACGTACAGCCTCACCGTCGACCACGCCGGCAGCCGCCCCCACCGCATCGCCGTCGGCCTGTACGACCTCGACCTCGGCGACAACGACGGCCACCTCGTCCTGCGCGACCGCCTCGACCTCGACGTCCCGCACACCGCCCCGCACCCCATCGGCAAGCGCCCGGCACTGCTGCTGCTCAACGACGGCGACCTGACCTACGCCAAGGTCCGCTTCGACCCCGAGTCCTTCGAAGCCGTCCGCAAGAGCCTCGCCGGACTGCCCGAACCGCTCACCCGCGCGGTCGTCTGGAACGCCCTGCGCGACGCCGTCCGCGACGGCGAACTGGCCGCCACCGCCTACCTGGAGACGGCCCGCACCCACCTCCCGCACGAGACCGACCTCGCCATCGTCCAGGGCGTCCTCGCCTTCGCCGCCACCCAGGTCGCCGACCGCTACCTCACCCCCGAGGAGCGCCCCGCCGCCTTGGCCACGCTCTCCTCCCTCTGCCGCGACCTCATCCGCCGCACCGAGGACGGCGACAACCCCGGCCTGCGCCTGATCGCCGTACGCCACTTCATCGACGTCGCCGCCCACCCCGACACCATCGCCGCCTGGCTCGCCGACGGCACCGTGCCCGGCGGACCCGAACTCGACCCCGACCTGCGCTGGCGCGTCCTGGGCCGCCTCGCCGTCCTCGGCGCCGTCGACGACGCCGCCATCGCCGACGAGCTGGCGCGCGACCCGAGCGCCACCGGCCAGGAGGGCGCCGCCCGCTGCCGGGCCGCCCTGCCCGACGCGCAGGCCAAGGCAAGGGCCTGGGACGCCATGTTCGCCACCGACGACGGCACCGATCTGTCCAACTACCTCTTCATCGCCACCGCCCAGGGCTTCTGGCAGCCCGAACAGGCCGACCTCGTACGGCAGTACGTGCCGCGCTACTACGAGGACGCGGTCGCCGTCGCCGCCCGCCGCGGCCCCGCCATCGCCGACGCCGCCGGCCACTACGCCTTCCCCGCGCACGCCGTCGACGCCGACACCCTGCGACTGGGCGAGGAATGCCTGCGCGACGGCGAGCCGATCCCGGCGCTGCGACGCAGGCTCGCCGACCACCTCGACGACCTGGCACGGGCGCTGCGCGTGCGGGAGGGTGAGTGA
- a CDS encoding lysine N(6)-hydroxylase/L-ornithine N(5)-oxygenase family protein: MIPQPNPHTGTQPNPHTGPHPRPQTSAFTRPQTSPGTGPHAVPDSGPQPTLRTTPRHHHPDTPDDPDTPRDLVGIGIGPFNLSLAALAHPLTGLDAVFYEQRPTFAWHPGLLIEGARIQVPFLADLVTLADPASPWSFLNYLKTRDRLFPFYFAERFHIQRAEYDAYCRWVSENLPALSFGHQVDAVRFNPERDVFEVDFTQLGPDGEAEALGRTYAKNIVLGIGTEPDVPDPLKPLVEAPGVPVIHAADYLDHRETLLAADHITVIGSGQSGAEVFLDLLRHRPVGREGLHWLGRTDAFAPMEYSKLGLEHFTPDYTRYFHALAEPVRDQLLASQWQLHKGIDAGTLSAIHDELYRRTLHGGWPDTVLTPGVRVRTAGRVATTKVELHLEHLHQNTRSRLTTDAVVLATGYRERPLSRILAGLDPYMRLDSKERPRIDDQYRLVMDPSVTGSGCNIYVQNAERHTHGIGTPDLGLAAWRSAAILNSVTGKEAYPLPTRTAFTTFGLDPALPRHVRSRQIGAQRGTVVPLKG, encoded by the coding sequence ATGATCCCCCAGCCGAACCCCCACACCGGCACCCAGCCAAACCCCCACACCGGCCCCCACCCGCGCCCCCAGACAAGCGCCTTCACACGCCCCCAGACAAGCCCCGGCACCGGCCCCCACGCCGTCCCCGACAGCGGCCCTCAGCCCACCCTCAGGACCACCCCACGCCACCACCACCCCGACACCCCCGACGACCCCGACACCCCCCGCGACCTCGTCGGCATCGGCATCGGCCCCTTCAACCTCTCCCTCGCCGCCCTCGCCCACCCCCTCACCGGACTCGACGCCGTCTTCTACGAACAGCGCCCCACCTTCGCCTGGCACCCCGGCCTCCTCATCGAAGGCGCCCGCATCCAAGTCCCCTTCCTCGCCGACCTGGTGACCCTCGCCGACCCCGCCAGCCCCTGGTCCTTCCTCAACTACCTCAAAACCCGCGACCGGCTCTTCCCCTTCTACTTCGCCGAGCGCTTCCACATCCAACGCGCCGAATACGACGCCTACTGCCGCTGGGTCAGCGAGAACCTCCCGGCACTGAGCTTCGGCCACCAGGTCGACGCCGTCCGCTTCAACCCCGAACGCGACGTCTTCGAAGTCGACTTCACCCAACTCGGCCCCGACGGAGAGGCCGAAGCACTCGGCCGCACCTACGCCAAGAACATCGTCCTGGGCATCGGCACCGAGCCCGACGTCCCCGACCCGCTCAAGCCCCTCGTCGAGGCACCCGGCGTCCCCGTCATCCACGCCGCCGACTACCTCGACCACCGCGAGACGCTCCTCGCCGCCGACCACATCACCGTCATCGGGTCAGGACAGTCCGGCGCCGAAGTCTTCCTCGACCTGCTCCGACACCGCCCCGTCGGACGCGAGGGACTGCACTGGCTCGGCCGCACCGACGCCTTCGCCCCCATGGAGTACTCCAAGCTCGGCCTGGAACACTTCACACCCGACTACACCCGCTACTTCCACGCCCTCGCCGAGCCCGTCCGCGACCAGCTCCTCGCCTCCCAGTGGCAGCTCCACAAGGGCATCGACGCCGGCACCCTCTCCGCCATCCACGACGAGCTCTACCGCCGCACCCTGCACGGCGGCTGGCCCGACACCGTCCTCACCCCCGGTGTCCGCGTCCGCACCGCCGGCCGTGTCGCCACCACCAAGGTGGAACTCCACCTGGAACACCTCCACCAGAACACCCGCTCACGCCTCACCACCGACGCCGTCGTCCTGGCCACCGGCTACCGCGAACGCCCCCTCAGCCGCATCCTCGCCGGCCTCGACCCCTACATGCGCCTCGACAGCAAAGAACGCCCCCGCATCGACGACCAGTACCGCCTCGTCATGGACCCCTCCGTCACCGGCTCCGGCTGCAACATCTACGTCCAGAACGCCGAACGCCACACCCACGGCATCGGCACCCCCGACCTCGGCCTCGCCGCCTGGCGCAGCGCCGCCATCCTCAACTCCGTAACCGGCAAAGAGGCTTACCCCCTGCCCACCCGGACGGCCTTCACCACCTTCGGCCTCGACCCAGCCCTCCCACGCCACGTCCGCTCCCGCCAGATCGGCGCCCAGCGCGGAACGGTCGTCCCACTCAAGGGCTGA
- the pyk gene encoding pyruvate kinase, protein MRRAKIVCTLGPATDSYDQIKALVDAGMDVARFNLSHGSYADHEERYQHVRKASDETGRSVGILADLQGPKIRLGRFTEGPVLLERGDTFTITVEEGAEGDRQQCGTTYSGLADDVTPGERILVDDGKVCLEVTSVDGPRVHTTVVEGGMVSDNKGLNLPGVAVSVPALSEKDEADLRWALRTGFDVIALSFVRSGRDIEDVHRIMDEEGRRLPVIAKVEKPQAVEAIDDIVAAFDGIMVARGDLGVEMPLEQVPIVQKRAIKLAKRNAKPVIVATQMLDSMIDNSRPTRAEASDVANAVIDGTDAVMLSGETSVGKYPIETVRTMAKIVEAAEEDILAKGLPPLTERNKPRTQAGAVARAAAEIGDFLGARFLVAFTQSGDTVRRLSRYRSPIPLLAFTPEPATRSQLNLTWGVETFLGPHVESTDAMVDQVDELLLKYGRCKKGDTVVITAGSPPGVSGSTNMVRVHHIGEDDSPK, encoded by the coding sequence ATGCGCCGAGCGAAAATCGTCTGCACACTGGGCCCCGCCACCGACTCGTACGACCAGATAAAGGCACTGGTCGACGCCGGAATGGACGTCGCCCGATTCAACCTCAGCCACGGCAGCTACGCCGACCACGAAGAGCGCTACCAGCACGTACGAAAGGCCTCCGACGAGACCGGCCGCAGCGTCGGCATCCTCGCCGACCTTCAAGGCCCGAAGATCCGCCTCGGCCGCTTCACCGAAGGACCCGTACTCCTTGAACGCGGAGACACCTTCACCATCACCGTCGAAGAGGGCGCCGAAGGCGACCGCCAACAGTGCGGCACCACCTACTCCGGCCTCGCCGACGACGTCACCCCGGGGGAGCGCATCCTCGTCGACGACGGCAAGGTCTGCCTGGAAGTCACGTCCGTCGACGGACCGCGCGTCCACACCACGGTGGTCGAAGGCGGCATGGTCTCCGACAACAAAGGCCTGAACCTGCCGGGCGTCGCGGTCTCGGTTCCCGCGTTGTCGGAGAAGGACGAGGCCGACCTCCGCTGGGCGCTGCGCACCGGCTTCGACGTCATCGCGCTGTCGTTCGTGCGCAGTGGCCGCGACATCGAGGACGTCCACCGCATCATGGACGAGGAAGGCCGCCGCCTCCCCGTCATCGCCAAGGTGGAGAAGCCCCAGGCGGTCGAGGCGATCGACGACATCGTCGCCGCCTTCGACGGCATCATGGTCGCGCGCGGGGACCTGGGCGTGGAGATGCCGCTGGAACAGGTCCCCATCGTCCAGAAGCGCGCCATCAAGCTGGCCAAGCGCAACGCCAAGCCGGTGATCGTGGCGACGCAGATGCTGGACTCGATGATCGACAACTCCCGCCCGACGCGCGCGGAAGCGTCGGATGTGGCCAACGCGGTCATCGACGGCACGGACGCGGTGATGCTGTCCGGCGAGACGAGCGTCGGCAAGTACCCCATCGAAACGGTCCGCACGATGGCGAAGATCGTCGAGGCGGCCGAGGAGGACATTCTCGCCAAGGGCCTCCCGCCCCTGACCGAACGCAACAAGCCCCGCACCCAGGCCGGCGCGGTGGCCCGCGCGGCAGCCGAGATCGGCGACTTCCTCGGCGCCCGGTTCCTGGTCGCCTTCACCCAGTCCGGCGACACCGTCCGCCGCCTGTCCCGCTACCGCTCACCGATTCCGCTACTGGCGTTCACGCCGGAGCCGGCGACGCGGTCGCAGTTGAATCTGACGTGGGGTGTGGAGACGTTCCTGGGGCCGCATGTGGAGTCGACGGACGCGATGGTCGACCAGGTGGATGAGCTGTTGCTGAAGTACGGCCGGTGCAAGAAGGGCGACACGGTCGTCATCACGGCGGGGTCGCCTCCGGGGGTGTCGGGCTCGACGAACATGGTGCGGGTGCATCACATCGGGGAGGACGACAGCCCCAAGTAG
- a CDS encoding two-component system response regulator: protein MPSDAKILIVDDHEDTLYALESALAPLGYRLARATSGDEALKQVLRGQVGLLLLDVRMPGVSGLEVVRYMRRLEQTQHIPVILLTGFGADHELTATAFGLGVADLVLKPIEPWALRTKVRYLYDSYQRRRRLEREVHELRALIKDDPGGQEPGPRPALPHPDARVPPQRDSPAATSAKDRT from the coding sequence ATGCCGTCGGATGCCAAGATCCTCATCGTCGACGACCACGAGGACACGCTGTACGCGCTGGAGAGCGCCCTGGCGCCGCTGGGCTACCGGCTCGCCCGTGCCACCAGCGGTGACGAGGCGCTCAAGCAGGTGCTCCGCGGGCAGGTCGGCCTGCTGCTCCTGGACGTCCGCATGCCCGGCGTCAGCGGCCTGGAGGTGGTGCGCTACATGCGGCGCCTGGAGCAGACCCAGCACATACCGGTCATCCTGCTCACCGGTTTCGGCGCGGACCACGAACTGACCGCGACCGCCTTCGGACTCGGCGTCGCCGACCTGGTCCTGAAGCCCATCGAACCCTGGGCACTGCGCACCAAGGTCCGCTACCTGTACGACTCCTACCAGCGCCGGCGCAGACTGGAGCGGGAGGTCCACGAGTTACGCGCCCTCATCAAGGACGACCCCGGGGGCCAGGAACCCGGCCCACGCCCCGCCTTGCCCCACCCCGACGCCCGCGTCCCGCCCCAGCGGGACAGCCCGGCGGCGACATCGGCCAAGGACCGGACCTGA
- a CDS encoding SIMPL domain-containing protein, with translation MTAPSDELQPAVPYGTPDAPRIAVRGEARLEVDPEIARIGITVASRGKDRRAALDDLTRRNTTVLDLVKTYGDAVERLETGAFSISPELKDKGRGERVHAYHGRVHITAVLTDFTALGELTPRLADLDLTRVDGPYWALRPDSPAHREARQQAVREAVQRAREYAEALGTSLAALVELADIGAENAPPPYPQAAGSRMRSMAYGAAEDTAAAPLDLEPQRQHVYAQVNARFTMTPPRL, from the coding sequence ATGACCGCCCCCTCAGACGAACTTCAGCCCGCCGTCCCCTACGGCACCCCCGACGCCCCCCGCATCGCCGTCCGCGGAGAAGCCCGCCTCGAGGTCGACCCCGAGATCGCCCGCATCGGCATCACCGTCGCCTCCCGCGGCAAAGACCGCCGCGCCGCCCTGGACGACCTCACCCGCCGCAACACCACCGTCCTCGACCTCGTCAAAACCTACGGCGACGCAGTCGAACGACTGGAGACCGGCGCCTTCTCCATCAGCCCCGAACTGAAGGACAAGGGACGCGGCGAACGCGTCCACGCCTACCACGGCCGCGTCCACATCACCGCCGTACTCACCGACTTCACCGCCCTCGGCGAACTCACCCCACGCCTGGCCGACCTGGACCTCACCCGCGTGGACGGCCCCTACTGGGCCCTGCGCCCCGACTCACCGGCCCACCGGGAAGCACGGCAGCAAGCGGTACGGGAAGCGGTGCAGCGCGCGCGGGAGTACGCGGAAGCGCTCGGCACCTCCCTGGCCGCGCTGGTCGAACTCGCCGACATCGGTGCGGAGAACGCCCCGCCGCCCTACCCACAGGCCGCCGGCAGCCGCATGCGCTCCATGGCCTACGGCGCCGCGGAAGACACCGCCGCCGCCCCCCTCGATCTCGAACCCCAGCGCCAGCACGTCTACGCCCAGGTCAACGCCCGCTTTACGATGACGCCCCCGCGGCTGTGA